A section of the Tachysurus fulvidraco isolate hzauxx_2018 chromosome 7, HZAU_PFXX_2.0, whole genome shotgun sequence genome encodes:
- the ddx39b gene encoding DEAD (Asp-Glu-Ala-Asp) box polypeptide 39B isoform X1: MTTVKTVNSRMTENDVDNELLDYEEDEVDATGGVGDGVLAGDGSTVALRKEGLKGSYVSIHSSGFRDFLLKPELLRAIVDCGFEHPSEVQHECIPQAILGMDVLCQAKSGMGKTAVFVLATLQQLEPVTGQVSVLVMCHTRELAFQISKEYERFSKYMPAIKVAVFFGGLPIKKDEETLKRESPHIVVGTPGRILALSRNKSLNLRHIKHFILDECDKMLEQLDMRRDVQEIFRMTPHEKQVMMFSATLSKEIRPVCRKFMQDPMEIFVDDETKLTLHGLQQYYVKLKDNEKNRKLFDLLDVLEFNQVVIFVKSVQRCIALAQLLVEQNFPAIAIHRAMPQEERLARYQQFKDFQRRILVATNLFGRGMDIERVNIAFNYDMPEDSDTYLHRVARAGRFGTKGLAITFVSDESDARTLNDVQDRFEVNITELPEEIDISSYIEQTR, encoded by the exons ATGACGACGGTAAAGACAGTAAACAGCAG AATGACGGAGAACGATGTGGACAACGAGCTGTTAGACTATGAGGAGGATGAGGTGGATGCGACAGGAGGTGTCGGGGACGGAGTGCTCGCTGGAGACGGCAGTACTGTGGCCTTGAGAAAAGAAGGACTCAAAGGATCCTATGTTTCCATCCACTCCTCAGGTTTCAGGGACTTCCTGTTAAAGCCCGAGCTCCTCAGGGCCATCGTGGACTGCGGCTTCGAGCATCCGTCTGAGG TTCAGCATGAGTGCATTCCACAAGCCATCTTGGGCATGGATGTGTTGTGCCAGGCCAAGTCGGGTATGGGGAAGACGGCCGTCTTTGTCTTGGCGACACTCCAGCAGCTGGAGCCAGTGACTGGCCAG GTGTCAGTGCTGGTGATGTGTCATACCCGAGAGCTGGCTTTCCAGATCAGCAAAGAGTACGAACGTTTCTCCAAGTACATGCCAGCTATAAAG gTGGCAGTGTTCTTTGGTGGTTTGCCTATAAAGAAGGACGAGGAGacactaaagagagagagtcctCACATAGTGGTCGGAACGCCTGGCCGTATCTTGGCCCTGTCACGCAACAAGAGTCTCAACCTGCGTCACATCAAACACTTCATCCTGGACGAGTGTGACAAGATGCTGGAACAGCTTG acatGAGACGTGACGTCCAGGAGATTTTCCGCATGACCCCACACGAGAAGCAGGTCATGATGTTCAGCGCCACCTTGAGCAAAGAAATCCGTCCCGTCTGCCGAAAGTTCATGCAAGAT CCCATGGAAATATTTGTGGATGACGAGACCAAGCTGACCCTGCATGGCCTGCAGCAGTACTACGTCAAGCTGAAGGACAACGAGAAGAACAGGAAACTGTTTGATCTGCTGGACGTGCTGGAGTTCAATCAG GTGGTGATCTTTGTGAAGTCAGTGCAGCGCTGCATCGCTCTCGCTCAGCTGCTGGTGGAGCAGAACTTCCCGGCCATCGCCATCCACAGAGCGATGCCTCAGGAGGAGAG GCTCGCTCGATATCAGCAGTTTAAAGACTTTCAGAGACGCATCCTCGTAGCTACTAACCTGTTCGGCAGAGGAATGGACATCGAAAGAGTCAACATCGCCTTTAACTACGACATGCCTGAGGATTCGGACACGTACCTGCACAGG GTGGCTAGAGCGGGCAGGTTTGGCACAAAAGGTCTAGCCATCACGTTTGTGTCGGACGAAAGCGACGCCCGGACGCTGAATGACGTTCAGGACAGATTCGAGGTGAACATCACTGAGCTTCCAGAGGAGATCGACATCTCGTCTTACA TCGAGCAGACGCGGTAA
- the polr1h gene encoding DNA-directed RNA polymerase I subunit RPA12, with product MSCFSGDINFCPECGNILPIPGLRDFITCPRCAFNIPVQELSGHVIKSSVVFNSLEKSSSAVESEEDSELKGPVVDRRCSRCNKEGMVYHTRQMRSADEGQTVFFTCIHCRYQEKEDS from the exons ATGTCGTGTTTCAGTGGAGATATAAACTTCTGCCCAGAATGCGGTAACATCCTTCCTATCCCTGGGCTTCGTGATTTTATTACTTGTCCTCGATGCGCCTTCAACATCCCTGTCCAAG AACTCTCAGGGCACGTGATCAAGTCATCAGTGGTGTTTAATTCGCTGGAGAAGAGTTCGTCTGCTGTAGAGAGTGAGGAAGACTCCGAGCTAAAAGGCCCGGTG GTTGACAGGAGGTGTTCACGCTGCAATAAAGAAGGAATGGTTTACCACACGAGACAAATGAGATCTGCTGATGAAGGCCAGACGGTGTTTTTCACATGCATACACTGCAG ATACCAGGAAAAGGAGGATTCgtga
- the ddx39b gene encoding DEAD (Asp-Glu-Ala-Asp) box polypeptide 39B isoform X2, whose product MTENDVDNELLDYEEDEVDATGGVGDGVLAGDGSTVALRKEGLKGSYVSIHSSGFRDFLLKPELLRAIVDCGFEHPSEVQHECIPQAILGMDVLCQAKSGMGKTAVFVLATLQQLEPVTGQVSVLVMCHTRELAFQISKEYERFSKYMPAIKVAVFFGGLPIKKDEETLKRESPHIVVGTPGRILALSRNKSLNLRHIKHFILDECDKMLEQLDMRRDVQEIFRMTPHEKQVMMFSATLSKEIRPVCRKFMQDPMEIFVDDETKLTLHGLQQYYVKLKDNEKNRKLFDLLDVLEFNQVVIFVKSVQRCIALAQLLVEQNFPAIAIHRAMPQEERLARYQQFKDFQRRILVATNLFGRGMDIERVNIAFNYDMPEDSDTYLHRVARAGRFGTKGLAITFVSDESDARTLNDVQDRFEVNITELPEEIDISSYIEQTR is encoded by the exons ATGACGGAGAACGATGTGGACAACGAGCTGTTAGACTATGAGGAGGATGAGGTGGATGCGACAGGAGGTGTCGGGGACGGAGTGCTCGCTGGAGACGGCAGTACTGTGGCCTTGAGAAAAGAAGGACTCAAAGGATCCTATGTTTCCATCCACTCCTCAGGTTTCAGGGACTTCCTGTTAAAGCCCGAGCTCCTCAGGGCCATCGTGGACTGCGGCTTCGAGCATCCGTCTGAGG TTCAGCATGAGTGCATTCCACAAGCCATCTTGGGCATGGATGTGTTGTGCCAGGCCAAGTCGGGTATGGGGAAGACGGCCGTCTTTGTCTTGGCGACACTCCAGCAGCTGGAGCCAGTGACTGGCCAG GTGTCAGTGCTGGTGATGTGTCATACCCGAGAGCTGGCTTTCCAGATCAGCAAAGAGTACGAACGTTTCTCCAAGTACATGCCAGCTATAAAG gTGGCAGTGTTCTTTGGTGGTTTGCCTATAAAGAAGGACGAGGAGacactaaagagagagagtcctCACATAGTGGTCGGAACGCCTGGCCGTATCTTGGCCCTGTCACGCAACAAGAGTCTCAACCTGCGTCACATCAAACACTTCATCCTGGACGAGTGTGACAAGATGCTGGAACAGCTTG acatGAGACGTGACGTCCAGGAGATTTTCCGCATGACCCCACACGAGAAGCAGGTCATGATGTTCAGCGCCACCTTGAGCAAAGAAATCCGTCCCGTCTGCCGAAAGTTCATGCAAGAT CCCATGGAAATATTTGTGGATGACGAGACCAAGCTGACCCTGCATGGCCTGCAGCAGTACTACGTCAAGCTGAAGGACAACGAGAAGAACAGGAAACTGTTTGATCTGCTGGACGTGCTGGAGTTCAATCAG GTGGTGATCTTTGTGAAGTCAGTGCAGCGCTGCATCGCTCTCGCTCAGCTGCTGGTGGAGCAGAACTTCCCGGCCATCGCCATCCACAGAGCGATGCCTCAGGAGGAGAG GCTCGCTCGATATCAGCAGTTTAAAGACTTTCAGAGACGCATCCTCGTAGCTACTAACCTGTTCGGCAGAGGAATGGACATCGAAAGAGTCAACATCGCCTTTAACTACGACATGCCTGAGGATTCGGACACGTACCTGCACAGG GTGGCTAGAGCGGGCAGGTTTGGCACAAAAGGTCTAGCCATCACGTTTGTGTCGGACGAAAGCGACGCCCGGACGCTGAATGACGTTCAGGACAGATTCGAGGTGAACATCACTGAGCTTCCAGAGGAGATCGACATCTCGTCTTACA TCGAGCAGACGCGGTAA